One window of the Megalops cyprinoides isolate fMegCyp1 chromosome 2, fMegCyp1.pri, whole genome shotgun sequence genome contains the following:
- the akr1a1b gene encoding aldo-keto reductase family 1 member A1-B isoform X2, producing MNDFAVLSTGRKMPLIGLGTWKSEPGKVKQAVIWALQAGYRHIDCAAIYGNEAEIGEALQESLGPDKGLRREDVFITSKLWNTHHHPEDVEPALLKTLKELRLEYLDLYLIHWPYAFQRGDVPFPKKEDGTLLYDNIDYKVTWAAMERLVGKGLVRAIGLSNFNSRQIDDVLSVASIKPSVLQVESHPYLAQVELLGHCRERGLVMTAYSPLGSPDRAWKHPDEPVLLEEPAIATLAQKYKKSPAQIILRWQTQRGVVTIPKSVTESRIKENIQVFDFTLEEEEMKSVTALNRGWRYIVPTITVDGKPVPRDAGHPYYPFSDPY from the exons ATGAATGACTTTGCCGTTCTAAGCACGGGCAGGAAGATGCCTCTCATTGGACTGGGGACGTGGAAGAGCGAACCTGGGAAG GTGAAGCAGGCAGTCATCTGGGCGCTGCAGGCAGGCTACCGGCATATTGACTGTGCTGCCATCTATGGTAATGAGGCAGAGATAGGGGAGGCTCTGCAGGAATCACTTGGGCCAGACAAG GGACTGAGGCGGGAAGATGTGTTTATTACCTCCAAGCTGTGGAACACACACCATCACCCTGAGGACGTGGAGCCAGCTTTACTGAAGACCCTGAAGGAGCTGAGGCTGGAGTACCTCGACCTCTACCTCATCCACTGGCCCTACGCCTTCCA ACGGGGGGATGTGCCTTTCCCCAAGAAGGAAGACGGTACATTGCTTTACGACAACATCGATTACAAGGTTACGTGGGCGGCGATGGAGCGCCTGGTGGGGAAAGGGTTGGTGAGAGCCATCGGGCTCTCCAACTTTAACAGCCGGCAGATTGATGACGTCCTCTCTGTGGCCAGCATCAAGCCCTCGGTGCTACAG GTGGAGAGCCACCCGTACCTCGCTCAGGTGGAGCTGCTGGGCCACTGCCGGGAGCGGGGGTTGGTGATGACAGCATACAGCCCCCTGGGCTCCCCGGACCGGGCCTGGAAACACCCCGATGAGCCTGTGCTGCTGGAAGAGCCAGCCATCGCCACCCTGGCTCAGAAGTACAAGAAGTCCCCTGCACAAATTATCCTCAG GTGGCAGACCCAGCGAGGAGTGGTCACCATTCCCAAAAGTGTGACAGAGTCACGCATCAAAGAGAACATCCAG GTGTTCGACTTTACTCTTGAAGAAGAGGAGATGAAGAGTGTGACGGCGTTAAATAGAGGCTGGCGTTACATTGTGCCAACCATCACA GTTGATGGCAAGCCTGTTCCGAGGGATGCTGGACATCCTTACTACCCCTTTAGCGACCCATACTGA
- the akr1a1b gene encoding aldo-keto reductase family 1 member A1-B isoform X1, translated as MQAVQPGLIHRFIFHPLKYWSRRLILQAGMNDFAVLSTGRKMPLIGLGTWKSEPGKVKQAVIWALQAGYRHIDCAAIYGNEAEIGEALQESLGPDKGLRREDVFITSKLWNTHHHPEDVEPALLKTLKELRLEYLDLYLIHWPYAFQRGDVPFPKKEDGTLLYDNIDYKVTWAAMERLVGKGLVRAIGLSNFNSRQIDDVLSVASIKPSVLQVESHPYLAQVELLGHCRERGLVMTAYSPLGSPDRAWKHPDEPVLLEEPAIATLAQKYKKSPAQIILRWQTQRGVVTIPKSVTESRIKENIQVFDFTLEEEEMKSVTALNRGWRYIVPTITVDGKPVPRDAGHPYYPFSDPY; from the exons ATGCAGGCGGTCCAGCCAGGTTTGATCCATCGCTTTATTTTCCATCCTTTAAAATACTGGAGCAGGAGGTTG ATACTGCAGGCAGGCATGAATGACTTTGCCGTTCTAAGCACGGGCAGGAAGATGCCTCTCATTGGACTGGGGACGTGGAAGAGCGAACCTGGGAAG GTGAAGCAGGCAGTCATCTGGGCGCTGCAGGCAGGCTACCGGCATATTGACTGTGCTGCCATCTATGGTAATGAGGCAGAGATAGGGGAGGCTCTGCAGGAATCACTTGGGCCAGACAAG GGACTGAGGCGGGAAGATGTGTTTATTACCTCCAAGCTGTGGAACACACACCATCACCCTGAGGACGTGGAGCCAGCTTTACTGAAGACCCTGAAGGAGCTGAGGCTGGAGTACCTCGACCTCTACCTCATCCACTGGCCCTACGCCTTCCA ACGGGGGGATGTGCCTTTCCCCAAGAAGGAAGACGGTACATTGCTTTACGACAACATCGATTACAAGGTTACGTGGGCGGCGATGGAGCGCCTGGTGGGGAAAGGGTTGGTGAGAGCCATCGGGCTCTCCAACTTTAACAGCCGGCAGATTGATGACGTCCTCTCTGTGGCCAGCATCAAGCCCTCGGTGCTACAG GTGGAGAGCCACCCGTACCTCGCTCAGGTGGAGCTGCTGGGCCACTGCCGGGAGCGGGGGTTGGTGATGACAGCATACAGCCCCCTGGGCTCCCCGGACCGGGCCTGGAAACACCCCGATGAGCCTGTGCTGCTGGAAGAGCCAGCCATCGCCACCCTGGCTCAGAAGTACAAGAAGTCCCCTGCACAAATTATCCTCAG GTGGCAGACCCAGCGAGGAGTGGTCACCATTCCCAAAAGTGTGACAGAGTCACGCATCAAAGAGAACATCCAG GTGTTCGACTTTACTCTTGAAGAAGAGGAGATGAAGAGTGTGACGGCGTTAAATAGAGGCTGGCGTTACATTGTGCCAACCATCACA GTTGATGGCAAGCCTGTTCCGAGGGATGCTGGACATCCTTACTACCCCTTTAGCGACCCATACTGA
- the LOC118770066 gene encoding peroxiredoxin-1 has product MAAGEARIGKLAPDFKATAVMPDGQFKDIKLSDYRGKYVVFFFYPLDFTFVCPTEIIAFSDAAEEFKKINCEVIGASVDSHFCHLAWINTPRKQGGLGHMKIPLVADTLRSISKAYGVLKEDEGIAYRGLFIIDDKGILRQITINDLPVGRSVDETLRLVQAFQFTDKHGEVCPAGWKPGSDTIKPDVQKSKDFFSKQH; this is encoded by the exons ATGGCTGCAGGTGAAGCGCGCATTGGGAAACTGGCCCCTGACTTCAAAGCAACAGCCGTGATGCCCGACGGTCAATTCAAGGACATCAAGCTTTCTGATTACAGAG GAAAGTATGTGGTCTTCTTCTTCTACCCACTGGATTTCACGTTTGTGTGTCCCACCGAGATCATTGCCTTCAGTGACGCTGCAGAGGAGTTCAAGAAAATCAACTGTGAGGTCATTGGTGCCTCTGTGGACTCTCACTTCTGCCATCTTGCCTg GATCAACACACCCCGTAAGCAGGGAGGCTTGGGCCACATGAAGATCCCCCTGGTGGCTGACACATTGCGCTCCATCTCTAAGGCCTATGGCGTGCTGAAGGAAGATGAGGGCATTGCATACAG AGGTCTGTTCATCATTGATGACAAGGGGATCCTGAGGCAGATCACCATCAACGACCTTCCCGTGGGCCGCTCCGTGGACGAGACTCTTCGTCTGGTGCAGGCCTTTCAGTTCACCGACAAGCACGGAGAAG tgtgCCCCGCCGGCTGGAAACCTGGAAGCGACACCATCAAGCCCGATGTCCAGAAGAGCAAAGACTTCTTCTCCAAACAGCACTAG